One region of Streptomyces leeuwenhoekii genomic DNA includes:
- a CDS encoding sulfite oxidase-like oxidoreductase, with translation MNSTTRGFSGRPRAARPGLPPGQYDAGDDWPVLSAEVTPDLAPADWTFRIGGLVAEPRTWDWEQAHALPASAYSGDIHCVTGWSKFGVRFGGVSLDAFLDAARPLPSATHAVAYAHTGYTTNLPLADLTGGRAWIVWEYDGQPLAPEHGGPARLLVPHLYFWKSAKWIAGLELLDHDEPGFWEQNGYHPRGNPWQEQRYSGD, from the coding sequence ATGAACAGCACCACCCGAGGCTTCAGCGGGCGCCCGCGCGCCGCCCGTCCCGGGCTGCCGCCCGGCCAGTACGACGCGGGCGACGACTGGCCCGTCCTCTCCGCCGAGGTCACGCCCGACCTGGCGCCCGCCGACTGGACCTTCCGCATCGGCGGCCTGGTCGCCGAGCCCCGCACCTGGGACTGGGAGCAGGCGCACGCCCTGCCGGCGTCGGCGTACTCGGGCGACATCCACTGCGTGACGGGCTGGTCGAAGTTCGGCGTGCGGTTCGGGGGCGTCAGCCTGGACGCCTTCCTGGACGCGGCGCGCCCGCTGCCGTCCGCCACCCACGCCGTCGCCTACGCGCACACCGGCTACACCACGAACCTGCCGCTGGCCGACCTGACCGGCGGACGCGCCTGGATCGTCTGGGAGTACGACGGGCAGCCCCTCGCACCCGAGCACGGCGGCCCGGCGCGACTGCTCGTACCGCACCTGTACTTCTGGAAGAGCGCCAAGTGGATCGCGGGCCTGGAACTCCTCGACCACGACGAGCCGGGCTTCTGGGAGCAGAACGGCTACCATCCCCGTGGCAACCCCTGGCAGGAGCAGCGGTACTCCGGTGACTGA
- a CDS encoding ferredoxin reductase, with the protein MTETTTHPQGGFTPPVRFAVPGRIAVSEQVATRWQTATLTEIRRETARAATFRLAVPDWAGHLPGQHLQLRLTAADGYVAQRHYSIASAPDDSGHIELTLDHVEGGEVSGWFHTVARVGDQVAVRGPLSGFFAWPGDRPALLIGAGSGVVPLMSMVRHHRARGLSVPLRLLVSARSPEELIYARELGPETTPVFTRSAPAGVPVGRLAAAHLAPLLAERPPGGWEAYVCGSNAFAEHASRLLVAAGQPVDRIRIERFG; encoded by the coding sequence GTGACTGAGACGACGACGCACCCCCAGGGCGGCTTCACTCCCCCGGTCCGGTTCGCCGTGCCCGGGCGGATCGCGGTGAGCGAGCAGGTGGCCACCCGATGGCAGACCGCCACGCTCACCGAGATCCGCCGGGAGACGGCCCGCGCCGCCACCTTCCGCCTCGCCGTCCCCGACTGGGCCGGCCACCTGCCCGGCCAGCATCTGCAACTGCGCCTGACCGCCGCGGACGGGTACGTGGCCCAGCGCCACTACTCGATCGCGTCCGCCCCCGACGACTCGGGGCACATCGAGCTGACCCTGGACCATGTCGAGGGCGGGGAGGTGTCGGGCTGGTTCCACACGGTGGCCCGGGTCGGCGATCAGGTGGCGGTGCGCGGCCCGCTGAGCGGCTTCTTCGCCTGGCCGGGCGACCGTCCCGCGCTGCTGATCGGCGCCGGCTCCGGGGTCGTGCCGCTGATGTCGATGGTGCGCCACCACCGGGCGCGCGGCCTGTCCGTCCCGCTGCGGCTGCTGGTGTCCGCGCGCAGCCCCGAGGAGCTGATCTACGCCCGGGAACTCGGCCCCGAGACGACCCCCGTCTTCACCCGGAGCGCGCCGGCGGGCGTGCCGGTGGGACGCCTGGCGGCCGCGCATCTGGCGCCGCTGCTGGCCGAGCGCCCGCCCGGCGGGTGGGAGGCCTACGTGTGCGGATCCAACGCCTTCGCCGAGCACGCCTCGCGGCTGCTGGTGGCGGCCGGCCAGCCCGTGGACCGGATCCGCATCGAGCGCTTCGGCTGA
- a CDS encoding MarR family winged helix-turn-helix transcriptional regulator: protein MTAFARRARASAGRMHPELSLVSYTLLGHLEERGGCRATDLAVHYALDKSTVSRQVAALERAGLVERRLDAEDHRVQVLHLTDAGRRILAQVTESRRTAFRERLADWPEEDLFRFAAYLERYNAWPEGASGQG, encoded by the coding sequence ATGACGGCGTTCGCCCGCCGTGCCCGCGCCTCGGCGGGCCGCATGCACCCCGAGCTGTCGCTGGTGTCCTACACCCTGCTCGGGCATCTGGAGGAGCGCGGCGGCTGCCGGGCCACCGATCTGGCCGTCCACTACGCGCTGGACAAGTCCACCGTCAGCCGCCAGGTGGCCGCCCTGGAGCGGGCCGGACTCGTCGAGCGGCGCCTGGACGCGGAGGACCACCGGGTCCAGGTCCTGCACCTGACGGACGCGGGCCGCCGCATCCTGGCCCAGGTGACCGAGAGCCGCCGCACGGCCTTCCGGGAGCGGCTCGCCGACTGGCCCGAGGAGGACCTGTTCCGGTTCGCGGCGTATCTGGAGCGGTACAACGCGTGGCCGGAGGGGGCGTCCGGCCAGGGGTGA